The Chitinophagales bacterium genome has a window encoding:
- the bshA gene encoding N-acetyl-alpha-D-glucosaminyl L-malate synthase BshA, with amino-acid sequence MKIGIVCYPTFGGSGVLATELGMALSLKGHEIHFISYQQPVRLHFHPNICYHEVSVPKYPLFDYPPYESALSSTLVNVVNNNKLDLLHIHYAIPHASAAYFAMQILKKTNADIPYITTLHGTDITLVGKDATYEPVVTFSINESSAITAVSDNLREETYRSFEIEKDIVVIPNFVDTERFRQSDKEHFKKMVAPNGERILVHASNFRKVKRVDDVIRVFERVREKIPAKLLMVGDGPERQHAEELARTLRIFKDIRFLGKQDQMDEILSISDLFLLTSQYESFGLSALEAMACGVPVISTNAGGLPEINVHDKTGALCEVGDIMSMSEHAIHILGDDATLASYKNAAALHARGFEKGRIVPIYEQLYEDVVKEFNASHPDRKPLNRKTDDEEAEVTEEEA; translated from the coding sequence ATGAAGATAGGAATAGTGTGTTATCCCACTTTTGGTGGTAGTGGAGTATTGGCTACAGAGTTAGGTATGGCTTTGTCACTAAAGGGCCACGAAATACATTTTATTTCGTACCAACAGCCTGTAAGGTTGCATTTCCATCCTAATATCTGCTACCACGAGGTCTCCGTGCCTAAGTATCCTTTGTTTGACTATCCACCTTATGAGTCTGCATTAAGCAGCACGTTGGTAAATGTGGTGAATAACAATAAGCTGGATCTGCTGCATATACATTATGCCATACCACATGCTTCCGCTGCCTATTTCGCTATGCAGATATTGAAAAAGACCAACGCTGATATACCTTATATCACAACGCTGCATGGAACGGATATTACGCTTGTGGGTAAAGATGCTACCTATGAACCGGTTGTTACATTCTCCATCAACGAGTCTTCTGCTATAACGGCCGTATCTGACAATTTGAGGGAAGAAACCTATCGCTCTTTTGAGATAGAGAAAGACATTGTCGTTATTCCCAATTTTGTGGATACTGAACGTTTCCGCCAGTCGGACAAGGAACATTTTAAGAAGATGGTGGCACCCAATGGCGAACGCATATTGGTACATGCCTCCAACTTTCGTAAGGTGAAGCGCGTGGACGATGTGATACGTGTCTTTGAGCGTGTTCGCGAGAAAATACCGGCGAAACTGCTGATGGTGGGCGATGGGCCTGAAAGACAACATGCCGAGGAACTGGCTCGTACATTGCGCATATTTAAAGATATCCGCTTCCTGGGTAAGCAAGATCAGATGGATGAGATATTGAGTATTTCAGACCTGTTCCTTCTTACATCTCAGTACGAAAGTTTTGGTTTGTCGGCACTGGAGGCAATGGCATGCGGAGTGCCGGTTATTTCAACCAATGCAGGTGGATTGCCCGAGATCAATGTGCACGATAAGACCGGAGCACTGTGTGAAGTAGGGGATATCATGAGCATGTCGGAACACGCTATACATATTCTCGGAGACGATGCCACACTGGCCAGTTACAAGAATGCTGCCGCACTTCATGCGCGTGGGTTTGAAAAAGGACGAATAGTGCCGATATACGAACAGTTGTACGAAGATGTGGTAAAAGAGTTCAATGCAAGTCACCCGGACCGCAAACCTCTGAACAGGAAGACGGATGATGAGGAAGCTGAGGTGACAGAAGAGGAAGCCTAA
- a CDS encoding carboxymuconolactone decarboxylase family protein encodes MNKQVQEFNEYRSKMNEVILGKKNLVINRLFNLDTNTYAEGALPVKTKEMLGLVASMVLRCDDCIKYHLEKCHEQGVTTDEVYEVFAVANIVGGTIVIPHTRRGAEYWEALQEG; translated from the coding sequence ATGAATAAGCAGGTACAGGAATTCAACGAATATCGCAGCAAAATGAACGAGGTTATACTGGGTAAAAAGAACCTAGTCATCAACCGTTTATTCAACCTGGACACTAATACTTATGCAGAGGGAGCTTTACCTGTAAAGACCAAAGAGATGCTGGGCCTTGTTGCCAGTATGGTGCTACGTTGCGACGACTGTATAAAATATCACCTGGAAAAATGTCATGAACAGGGAGTGACCACAGACGAAGTATATGAAGTATTTGCCGTAGCCAACATTGTAGGAGGCACTATAGTAATACCACACACACGCCGTGGCGCTGAATACTGGGAAGCACTGCAGGAAGGTTAG
- a CDS encoding T9SS type A sorting domain-containing protein: MKNFTLLLLLVTISYSSAKAQYCMLPGRTSYSTNQPGIINFKLRNINRSSANVENPLSSPSIVETGDSTVLERGKTYALTILHTKDATIPAFANARNNIRVWLDYNGNKDFTDAGETIITKDFVAAGTFTDSFTVPMTATLGTTRLRATAKMSSDAGHVVPTPCDEPKDPIDYHGEMEDYWVTIVAEGTAVNEVTGNVVSVNLYPNPTTDKITVTLSDLQQAPLTIELYNITGKKISTLVEQQVQNANTYQFNLAENDAGVYFLKIVSGNNISYKRIVRVN, translated from the coding sequence ATGAAAAACTTTACTCTTTTACTATTACTGGTAACTATATCATATTCATCTGCAAAGGCCCAATACTGTATGCTACCCGGCAGAACATCATATAGTACAAACCAGCCTGGTATTATCAATTTCAAACTACGAAACATAAACAGGTCATCAGCAAATGTTGAGAATCCCTTATCCTCCCCTTCCATTGTTGAAACGGGAGATTCAACTGTATTAGAAAGAGGCAAAACTTATGCACTGACTATACTTCATACAAAAGATGCAACTATTCCTGCTTTTGCTAACGCACGGAATAATATTCGTGTTTGGCTGGATTATAATGGCAACAAAGACTTTACAGATGCAGGAGAAACGATCATTACAAAGGATTTTGTTGCAGCAGGAACATTTACAGATAGTTTTACCGTTCCGATGACTGCCACGTTGGGAACAACGCGTCTGCGGGCAACAGCAAAGATGAGCTCTGATGCCGGCCATGTTGTTCCGACGCCGTGCGATGAGCCTAAGGACCCGATAGACTATCACGGTGAAATGGAAGATTATTGGGTTACTATAGTAGCTGAGGGGACTGCTGTAAATGAAGTGACGGGGAATGTGGTATCGGTAAATTTGTACCCTAACCCAACTACAGATAAGATTACGGTTACGCTATCTGACCTGCAACAAGCACCATTAACTATTGAACTATATAACATAACAGGAAAGAAAATAAGCACACTTGTTGAACAACAAGTTCAAAATGCCAACACATACCAATTCAACCTGGCAGAGAATGACGCAGGTGTTTATTTTCTGAAAATTGTTTCCGGTAACAATATTTCATACAAACGTATTGTCAGGGTAAACTAA